Proteins encoded together in one Triticum dicoccoides isolate Atlit2015 ecotype Zavitan chromosome 7B, WEW_v2.0, whole genome shotgun sequence window:
- the LOC119338983 gene encoding blue-light photoreceptor PHR2-like, protein VPSAVRLPTQISTLAACLHPSAASSSPRRATRINAAAASLLSPLTASSPGLSRSFPSGAPGAAGRRRTLVWFRADLRLHDHEPLHAAVGASSSLLPVFVFDPRDFGKSPSGFDRTGPYRASFLLDSVADLRRSLRARGGDLVVRVGRPEVVIPELARAAGAEAVYAHGEVSRDECRAEEKVSKAIEKEGVEVKYFWGSTLYHLDDLPFRLNDMPSNYGGFREAVKGLEVRKVLDAPEEVKCVPMKNVLEPGDIPTLGELGLSAPPAMAQDSKSAAGSNLIGGEAEALERLKKFAAECCMQPNKAVKDSTQNSIYGANFSCKISPWLATGCLSPRFMYEELKKHAIRAIPSGSTPKDGDGTSDAGTNWLMFELLWRDFFRFVTKKYSSPQKTSEVAPATGCTPAPAFA, encoded by the exons GTCCCCTCCGCCGTCCGCCTGCCCACCCAAATCTCCACCCTCGCCGCCTGCCTCcacccctccgccgcctcctcctccccgcgccgcgccaCCCGCATCAACGCCGCCgcggcctccctcctctccccgctCACTGCCTCCTCGCCCGGCCTCTcccgctccttcccctccggcgcccccggcgccgccggccgccgccgcacgCTCGTCTGGTTCCGCGCCGACCTGCGCCTCCACGACCACGAGCCTCTCCACGCCGCCGTCGGCGCGTCGTCCTCCCTCCTCCCCGTCTTTGTCTTCGACCCACGCGACTTCGGCAAGTCCCCCTCGGGCTTCGACCGCACCGGACCCTACCGCGCCAGCTTCCTGTTGGACTCCGTCGCCGACCTGCGCCGGAGTCTCCGCGCACGCGGCGGCGACCTCGTTGTGCGGGTTGGGAGGCCCGAGGTGGTGATCCCCGAGCTCGCGCGTGCAGCCGGAGCAGAGGCTGTCTACGCGCACGGGGAGGTGTCGCGGGACGAGTGCCGCGCGGAGGAGAAGGTCAGCAAGGCCATAGAGAAGGAAGGCGTGGAGGTCAAGTACTTCTGGGGCAGCACGCTGTACCACTTGGACGATCTGCCCTTCAGGCTCAATGACATGCCATCGAACTATGGCGGATTCAGGGAGGCCGTCAAGGGGTTGGAGGTTAGGAAGGTGCTGGACGCGCCAGAAGAGGTCAAGTGTGTGCCTATGAAGAATGTGCTCGAGCCTGGTGACATCCCCACGCTTGGTGAGCTTGGACTCTCTGCACCGCCGGCCATGGCACAG GACTCAAAATCTGCTGCTGGTTCAAACCTCATTGGTGGTGAGGCAGAAGCTCTGGAAAGGCTGAAGAAATTTGCTGCAGAATGTTGTATGCAGCCGAACAAAGCTGTCAAAGATAGTACCCAGAATAGCATATATGGTGCTAATTTCTCCTGCAAAATTTCACCATGGCTTGCTACTGGTTGTCTCTCTCCACGTTTCATGTATGAGGAGTTGAAGAAGCATGCCATTAG AGCAATTCCATCAGGGTCAACACCCAAGGATGGTGATGGAACATCAGATGCTGGGACAAATTGGTTAATGTTTGAATTGCTATGGAGAGATTTCTTCAG GTTCGTCACAAAGAAGTACAGCTCTCCACAGAAGACGTCTGAAGTTGCACCCGCCACTGGTTGCACACCCGCCCCTGCGTTTGCTTGA
- the LOC119337431 gene encoding 60S ribosomal protein L22-2-like — protein MARGVAAATKGGAGAGKKKGSVTFVIDCTKPVDDKIMEIASLEKFLQERIKVAGGKAGNLGDSVTVARDKSKVTVTSDGAFSKRYLKYLTKKYLKKHNVRDWLRVISSNKDRSVYELRYFNIAENEGEEED, from the exons ATGGCGCGCGGCGTGGCGGCGGCTACCAAGGGCGGCGCGGGCGCcgggaagaagaaggggtcggtcaCCTTCGTGATCGACTGCACCAAGCCCGTCGACGACAAGATCATGGAGATCGCGTCGCTTGAGAAGTTCCTGCAGGAGCGCATCAAGGTCGCCGGGGGCAAGGCCGGCAACCTCGGGGACTCCGTCACCGTCGCCCGCGACAAGAGCAAGGTCACCGTCACCTCCGACGGGGCCTTCTCCAAGAG GTACTTGAAGTACTTGACGAAGAAGTACCTGAAGAAGCACAACGTGCGTGACTGGCTTCGGGTGATTTCATCCAACAAGGACCGCAGCGTCTACGAGCTCCGGTACTTCAACATTGCTGAGaacgagggcgaggaggaggactAG